The proteins below come from a single Natrinema sp. SYSU A 869 genomic window:
- the rqcH gene encoding ribosome rescue protein RqcH, which produces MDPKRELTSVDLAALVGELGAYEGAKVDKAYLYGDDLVRLKMRDFDRGRMELILEVGEVKRAHTVAPERVPDAPGRPPQFAMMLRNRLSGADFAGVEQYEFDRILEFVFERDDGTTRIIVELFGQGNVAVTDGEYEVIDCLETVRLKSRTVVPGSRYEFPDTRTNPLTVSREAFDHEMDDSDTDVVRTLATQLNFGGLYAEEVCTRAGVEKGMDIDDADEDIYERLYETIERLALDIRNGNFDPRLYLETADEEAGDGADDDGADDDAVPEGGDAHVVDVTPFPLDEHDDLDGEPYDSFLSALDDYFFRLELAEEEEPDPTDQRPDFESEVAKHERIIEQQQGAIEGFEEEADSLREQAELLYAEYGLVDDILSTIQEARERDRSWDDIRERFEEGAEQGIDAAEAVVGVDGSDGTVTIEIDGERINLDSQQGVEQNADRLYTEAKRVEEKKEGALAAIENTREDLEDAKRRRDEWEADESGGGDEDESDEDESDLPQDWLSEPSIPVRENEPWFDRFRWFHTSDGFLVIGGRNADQNEELVKKYLEPGDKVLHTQAHGGPVTVLKATDPSEASSSDIELPESSIEEAAQFAVSYSSVWKDGRYAGDVYAVDSDQVSKTPESGEYLEKGGFAIRGDRTYYRDTAVGAAVGIQCEPYTRVIGGPPAAIEGQAVTTIELEPGRYAQADAAKRLYRRFRERFEDETFVRKIASPDRIQHFMPPGGSRINGD; this is translated from the coding sequence ATGGATCCAAAGCGGGAGCTCACCAGCGTCGACCTCGCCGCCCTCGTCGGGGAACTCGGTGCCTACGAGGGGGCAAAGGTCGACAAAGCATACCTCTACGGCGACGATCTCGTCCGGCTCAAGATGCGGGACTTCGATCGGGGCCGCATGGAGCTGATCCTCGAGGTCGGCGAAGTCAAACGGGCCCACACGGTCGCCCCCGAGCGGGTGCCCGACGCGCCCGGCCGGCCGCCACAGTTCGCGATGATGCTCCGCAATCGGCTCTCCGGTGCCGACTTCGCCGGCGTTGAGCAGTACGAGTTCGATCGCATCCTCGAGTTCGTCTTCGAGCGCGACGACGGCACGACCCGGATCATCGTCGAACTGTTCGGTCAGGGCAACGTCGCCGTCACCGACGGCGAGTACGAAGTGATCGACTGCCTCGAGACCGTGCGCCTGAAGTCTCGAACTGTCGTCCCGGGCTCGCGATACGAGTTCCCCGACACCCGGACGAACCCACTGACGGTCTCGCGCGAGGCGTTCGATCACGAGATGGACGACTCCGATACGGATGTAGTCCGAACGCTCGCGACACAACTGAACTTCGGCGGGCTCTACGCCGAGGAGGTGTGTACCCGTGCCGGCGTCGAGAAGGGGATGGACATCGACGACGCCGACGAGGACATCTACGAGCGACTTTACGAGACGATCGAGCGCCTCGCGCTCGACATCCGGAACGGCAACTTCGATCCGCGGCTCTATCTCGAGACCGCCGACGAGGAGGCCGGTGACGGGGCAGACGACGACGGTGCAGACGATGACGCGGTACCCGAGGGCGGTGACGCCCACGTCGTCGACGTCACTCCGTTCCCGCTCGATGAACACGACGACCTCGACGGCGAACCCTATGACTCGTTCCTCTCGGCGCTGGACGACTACTTCTTCCGGCTGGAACTCGCGGAGGAAGAAGAGCCCGATCCGACCGATCAGCGGCCCGACTTCGAGTCGGAGGTCGCCAAACACGAGCGCATTATCGAGCAACAGCAGGGGGCGATCGAGGGATTCGAGGAGGAGGCCGACTCATTGCGAGAGCAGGCCGAACTGCTCTACGCGGAGTACGGTCTGGTCGACGACATCCTCTCGACGATTCAGGAAGCCCGCGAACGCGATCGCTCGTGGGACGACATCAGGGAACGATTCGAAGAGGGTGCCGAGCAGGGTATCGACGCCGCCGAGGCGGTCGTCGGCGTCGACGGCAGCGACGGAACAGTCACCATCGAAATCGACGGCGAACGGATCAATCTCGACTCCCAGCAGGGCGTCGAACAGAACGCCGACCGGCTCTACACTGAGGCCAAGCGCGTCGAGGAGAAAAAAGAGGGCGCACTCGCGGCCATCGAGAACACCCGCGAAGACCTCGAGGACGCCAAGCGCCGCCGCGACGAGTGGGAGGCCGACGAGAGCGGTGGCGGGGACGAAGACGAGTCCGATGAGGACGAGTCGGACCTCCCACAGGACTGGCTCTCGGAACCGTCCATTCCGGTCCGCGAAAACGAGCCCTGGTTCGACCGCTTCCGCTGGTTCCACACCAGCGACGGCTTCCTCGTGATTGGCGGCCGCAACGCCGACCAAAACGAGGAGCTAGTAAAGAAATACCTCGAGCCCGGGGACAAAGTCCTCCACACGCAGGCCCATGGTGGCCCCGTCACCGTTCTGAAGGCGACCGATCCCAGCGAGGCCTCCTCGAGCGATATCGAACTGCCCGAGTCGAGCATCGAGGAGGCAGCCCAGTTCGCGGTTTCCTATTCGTCAGTCTGGAAAGACGGTCGCTACGCGGGCGACGTCTATGCCGTCGACTCCGATCAGGTCTCGAAGACCCCCGAGAGCGGCGAGTACTTAGAGAAGGGCGGGTTCGCGATCCGAGGCGACCGGACCTACTACCGAGATACGGCGGTCGGCGCGGCAGTCGGGATCCAGTGCGAACCGTACACCCGTGTCATCGGCGGCCCGCCAGCTGCCATCGAGGGCCAGGCAGTGACCACGATCGAACTCGAGCCCGGGCGGTACGCTCAGGCCGACGCGGCGAAGCGGCTCTACCGCCGGTTCCGCGAGCGCTTTGAGGACGAGACGTTCGTCCGCAAGATCGCAAGCCCGGATCGCATTCAGCACTTCATGCCGCCGGGCGGAAGCCGAATCAACGGTGATTGA
- a CDS encoding ZIP family metal transporter: protein MSPFGEVVLVATVAGCTTGIGALPLLLTDRISHRVYDGSLGLAAGIMVGAAVFALVLPGLEMGSPLEVVAGILGGGGFLLAVNAVFPHLHLLFRGERVEGTRELDPAGDLPPVEEGTVTEPLRDDGDNLRRAALVGGTVTIHNVPEGLAVGIAFASGETALGLAIATAIAVQNVPDGFAMAVPAVRAGVSAPKTLFYTTLSGGVPEPIAAAVGFSLVTVVSGLFPVAAGFAAGAMIAVVFRELIPSSHGHGYVDTATAAFVLGFAIMLVVDTVLAV, encoded by the coding sequence ATGTCGCCCTTCGGCGAAGTAGTCCTCGTCGCCACGGTCGCGGGCTGTACGACGGGAATCGGTGCGCTTCCCCTCTTGCTTACCGACCGGATCAGCCATCGCGTCTACGACGGGTCACTCGGACTCGCAGCGGGGATCATGGTTGGCGCTGCTGTCTTCGCGCTCGTGCTCCCCGGGCTCGAGATGGGGTCGCCACTCGAGGTCGTCGCCGGGATCCTCGGGGGTGGCGGCTTCCTCCTCGCGGTCAACGCCGTCTTCCCCCATCTCCATCTCCTGTTCCGCGGGGAACGCGTCGAAGGCACGAGAGAACTCGATCCAGCCGGTGATTTACCACCGGTCGAGGAAGGGACTGTCACCGAACCGCTCCGCGACGACGGTGACAACCTGCGACGGGCCGCACTGGTCGGCGGGACCGTCACCATCCACAACGTCCCCGAAGGGCTGGCGGTCGGCATCGCATTCGCCAGCGGCGAAACGGCACTCGGACTCGCCATCGCGACGGCAATCGCCGTCCAGAACGTCCCCGACGGATTCGCGATGGCGGTCCCCGCAGTTCGGGCGGGCGTCTCCGCCCCCAAGACGCTGTTCTACACCACGCTCTCGGGCGGCGTTCCGGAACCGATCGCCGCGGCCGTTGGCTTCTCGCTCGTCACGGTCGTCTCCGGACTCTTCCCCGTCGCCGCCGGCTTCGCCGCCGGCGCGATGATCGCCGTCGTCTTCCGAGAACTCATCCCCTCGAGTCATGGCCACGGCTACGTCGACACCGCCACAGCGGCGTTCGTCCTCGGATTCGCGATTATGCTCGTCGTCGACACCGTCCTCGCAGTCTGA